From a single Equus asinus isolate D_3611 breed Donkey chromosome 2, EquAss-T2T_v2, whole genome shotgun sequence genomic region:
- the IDH3A gene encoding isocitrate dehydrogenase [NAD] subunit alpha, mitochondrial isoform X2, with protein sequence MAGPAWMSKVSRLLGAFHNQKQVTRGFAGGVQTVTLIPGDGIGPEISAAVMKIFDAAKAPIQWEERNVTAIQGPGGKWMIPPEAKESMDKNKMGLKGPLKTPIAAGHPSMNLLLRKTFDLYANVRPCVSIEGYKTPYTDVNIVTIRENTEGEYSGIEHVIVDGVVQSIKLITEEASKRIAEFAFEYARNNHRSNVTAVHKANIMRMSDGLFLQKCREVAENCKDIKFNEMYLDTVCLNMVQDPSQFDVLVMPNLYGDILSDLCAGLIGGLGVTPSGNIGANGVAIFESVHGTAPDIAGKDMANPTALLLSAVMMLRHMGLFDHAARIEAACFATIKDGKSLTKDLGGSAKCSDFTEEICRRVKDLD encoded by the exons GTCTCTCGGCTGCTGGGGGCATTCCACAACCAAAAACAGGTGACCAGAGGTTTTGCTGGTGGT GTTCAGACAGTAACTTTAATTCCAGGAGATGGTATTGGCCCAGAAATTTCAGCTGCAGTTATGAAGATATTTGATGCTGCCAAA GCGCCTATTCAGTGGGAGGAGCGGAATGTCACTGCCATTCAAGGACCGGGAGGAAAGTGGATGATCCCTCCAGAAGCCAAAGAGTCCATGGATAAGAACAAGATGGGCTTGAAAG GCCCATTAAAGACCCCAATAGCTGCTGGTCACCCATCTATGAATTTATTGCTGCGTAAAACATTTGACCTTTATGCAAATGTGCGGCCATGTGTCTCAATCGAAGGCTATAAAACCCCTTATACTGACGTAAATATTGTCACCATTCGAGAGAACACAGAAGGAGAATACAGTGGGATTGAGCATGTG ATCGTGGATGGAGTTGTGCAGAGCATTAAGCTTATCACTGAGGAGGCGAGCAAGCGCATTGCTGAGTTTGCATTTGAGTACGCCCGGAACAATCACCGGAGCAATGTCACAGCCGTGCACAAAGCCAACATCAT GCGAATGTCAGATGGACTTTTTCTGCAAAAATGCAGGGAAGTTGCAGAAAACTGTAAAGATATTAAATTTAATGAGATGTACCTGGATACAGTATGTTTGAAT ATGGTCCAAGATCCGTCCCAGTTTGATGTTCTTGTTATGCCAAATTTGTATGGAGACATCCTAAG TGACCTGTGTGCGGGATTGATTGGAGGTCTTGGTGTGACACCAAGTGGCAATATTGGAGCCAACGGGGTTGCCATCTTTGAGTCG GTTCATGGGACCGCCCCGGACATTGCAGGCAAGGACATGGCCAATCCCACCGCCCTCCTGCTCAGTGCTGTGATGATGCTGCGCCACATGGGACTTTTTGACCACGCAGCAAGAATTGAGGCTGCATGTTTTGCTACAATTAAGGACGGAAAG agctTAACAAAAGATTTGGGAGGCAGTGCAAAATGCTCAGACTTCACCGAAGAAATCTGTCGCAGAGTAAAAGATTTAGATTAA
- the IDH3A gene encoding isocitrate dehydrogenase [NAD] subunit alpha, mitochondrial isoform X1 yields the protein MLPQHGLMSGATSAPRIRTSDPLGYRSRVSRLLGAFHNQKQVTRGFAGGVQTVTLIPGDGIGPEISAAVMKIFDAAKAPIQWEERNVTAIQGPGGKWMIPPEAKESMDKNKMGLKGPLKTPIAAGHPSMNLLLRKTFDLYANVRPCVSIEGYKTPYTDVNIVTIRENTEGEYSGIEHVIVDGVVQSIKLITEEASKRIAEFAFEYARNNHRSNVTAVHKANIMRMSDGLFLQKCREVAENCKDIKFNEMYLDTVCLNMVQDPSQFDVLVMPNLYGDILSDLCAGLIGGLGVTPSGNIGANGVAIFESVHGTAPDIAGKDMANPTALLLSAVMMLRHMGLFDHAARIEAACFATIKDGKSLTKDLGGSAKCSDFTEEICRRVKDLD from the exons GTCTCTCGGCTGCTGGGGGCATTCCACAACCAAAAACAGGTGACCAGAGGTTTTGCTGGTGGT GTTCAGACAGTAACTTTAATTCCAGGAGATGGTATTGGCCCAGAAATTTCAGCTGCAGTTATGAAGATATTTGATGCTGCCAAA GCGCCTATTCAGTGGGAGGAGCGGAATGTCACTGCCATTCAAGGACCGGGAGGAAAGTGGATGATCCCTCCAGAAGCCAAAGAGTCCATGGATAAGAACAAGATGGGCTTGAAAG GCCCATTAAAGACCCCAATAGCTGCTGGTCACCCATCTATGAATTTATTGCTGCGTAAAACATTTGACCTTTATGCAAATGTGCGGCCATGTGTCTCAATCGAAGGCTATAAAACCCCTTATACTGACGTAAATATTGTCACCATTCGAGAGAACACAGAAGGAGAATACAGTGGGATTGAGCATGTG ATCGTGGATGGAGTTGTGCAGAGCATTAAGCTTATCACTGAGGAGGCGAGCAAGCGCATTGCTGAGTTTGCATTTGAGTACGCCCGGAACAATCACCGGAGCAATGTCACAGCCGTGCACAAAGCCAACATCAT GCGAATGTCAGATGGACTTTTTCTGCAAAAATGCAGGGAAGTTGCAGAAAACTGTAAAGATATTAAATTTAATGAGATGTACCTGGATACAGTATGTTTGAAT ATGGTCCAAGATCCGTCCCAGTTTGATGTTCTTGTTATGCCAAATTTGTATGGAGACATCCTAAG TGACCTGTGTGCGGGATTGATTGGAGGTCTTGGTGTGACACCAAGTGGCAATATTGGAGCCAACGGGGTTGCCATCTTTGAGTCG GTTCATGGGACCGCCCCGGACATTGCAGGCAAGGACATGGCCAATCCCACCGCCCTCCTGCTCAGTGCTGTGATGATGCTGCGCCACATGGGACTTTTTGACCACGCAGCAAGAATTGAGGCTGCATGTTTTGCTACAATTAAGGACGGAAAG agctTAACAAAAGATTTGGGAGGCAGTGCAAAATGCTCAGACTTCACCGAAGAAATCTGTCGCAGAGTAAAAGATTTAGATTAA
- the IDH3A gene encoding isocitrate dehydrogenase [NAD] subunit alpha, mitochondrial isoform X3: MKIFDAAKAPIQWEERNVTAIQGPGGKWMIPPEAKESMDKNKMGLKGPLKTPIAAGHPSMNLLLRKTFDLYANVRPCVSIEGYKTPYTDVNIVTIRENTEGEYSGIEHVIVDGVVQSIKLITEEASKRIAEFAFEYARNNHRSNVTAVHKANIMRMSDGLFLQKCREVAENCKDIKFNEMYLDTVCLNMVQDPSQFDVLVMPNLYGDILSDLCAGLIGGLGVTPSGNIGANGVAIFESVHGTAPDIAGKDMANPTALLLSAVMMLRHMGLFDHAARIEAACFATIKDGKSLTKDLGGSAKCSDFTEEICRRVKDLD, encoded by the exons ATGAAGATATTTGATGCTGCCAAA GCGCCTATTCAGTGGGAGGAGCGGAATGTCACTGCCATTCAAGGACCGGGAGGAAAGTGGATGATCCCTCCAGAAGCCAAAGAGTCCATGGATAAGAACAAGATGGGCTTGAAAG GCCCATTAAAGACCCCAATAGCTGCTGGTCACCCATCTATGAATTTATTGCTGCGTAAAACATTTGACCTTTATGCAAATGTGCGGCCATGTGTCTCAATCGAAGGCTATAAAACCCCTTATACTGACGTAAATATTGTCACCATTCGAGAGAACACAGAAGGAGAATACAGTGGGATTGAGCATGTG ATCGTGGATGGAGTTGTGCAGAGCATTAAGCTTATCACTGAGGAGGCGAGCAAGCGCATTGCTGAGTTTGCATTTGAGTACGCCCGGAACAATCACCGGAGCAATGTCACAGCCGTGCACAAAGCCAACATCAT GCGAATGTCAGATGGACTTTTTCTGCAAAAATGCAGGGAAGTTGCAGAAAACTGTAAAGATATTAAATTTAATGAGATGTACCTGGATACAGTATGTTTGAAT ATGGTCCAAGATCCGTCCCAGTTTGATGTTCTTGTTATGCCAAATTTGTATGGAGACATCCTAAG TGACCTGTGTGCGGGATTGATTGGAGGTCTTGGTGTGACACCAAGTGGCAATATTGGAGCCAACGGGGTTGCCATCTTTGAGTCG GTTCATGGGACCGCCCCGGACATTGCAGGCAAGGACATGGCCAATCCCACCGCCCTCCTGCTCAGTGCTGTGATGATGCTGCGCCACATGGGACTTTTTGACCACGCAGCAAGAATTGAGGCTGCATGTTTTGCTACAATTAAGGACGGAAAG agctTAACAAAAGATTTGGGAGGCAGTGCAAAATGCTCAGACTTCACCGAAGAAATCTGTCGCAGAGTAAAAGATTTAGATTAA